The Pedobacter roseus genome contains a region encoding:
- a CDS encoding response regulator translates to MTVAKKVFVFDDNRDILDLCTFILEDAGYEIKTSENANNIEKQVAEYMPDLIFMDNWLPDLGGIQATRALKSHPDLKHIPVIYFSANNDISSLADEAGADSYLSKPFDIAALEEIVKKHLS, encoded by the coding sequence ATGACAGTTGCAAAAAAAGTATTTGTTTTTGATGATAACAGGGATATCCTTGATCTATGTACATTTATTTTGGAAGATGCCGGATATGAGATAAAAACATCTGAAAATGCCAATAATATAGAAAAACAGGTGGCAGAGTATATGCCCGACCTGATATTTATGGATAACTGGCTGCCCGATTTAGGCGGCATACAAGCTACCAGGGCATTAAAAAGCCATCCTGACCTAAAACATATTCCTGTAATCTATTTTTCGGCAAATAACGATATTTCTTCGCTTGCAGATGAGGCAGGGGCTGATAGTTATTTATCGAAACCTTTTGATATTGCTGCGTTGGAAGAAATTGTTAAAAAACATTTAAGCTAG
- a CDS encoding DUF3137 domain-containing protein, with the protein MFNTESNVALQQVLAALEEQRKNIAAGQKKGYFIIAGGIAILILAFVLGFPIPGFIGILALGIFGGIKLSGAYSAQRIYSDKYKRNVIGTALKFIDPSLTIEPNNGIGENEFRHCQLFNTDPDRYKTEDLVMGRAGRTGFYFAEVHAEYKTVERTKEGTRTEWHEIFKGIIFVADFNKNFNGITIIRPKDFGSAFGAWFSKNLFSIGSNDVVKLENADFDKTFVTYGSDQIEARYILTPAMMERILNLNHQSKYSISLSFIESRMYIGFPLARNYFEAPVFKSLLDPAIMDEDITAIKFMYDIVKELDLNTRIWGKN; encoded by the coding sequence ATGTTTAATACTGAAAGCAATGTAGCCTTACAGCAAGTTTTGGCTGCATTGGAAGAGCAACGAAAAAACATTGCTGCCGGTCAGAAAAAAGGCTACTTCATCATTGCAGGCGGAATAGCCATACTAATTCTGGCCTTTGTTTTGGGTTTTCCAATTCCAGGTTTTATTGGCATTTTAGCTTTAGGCATATTTGGAGGTATAAAACTCTCAGGTGCTTATTCAGCACAGCGTATTTATAGCGATAAGTACAAGCGTAACGTGATAGGCACTGCGCTTAAATTTATAGATCCAAGCCTTACCATTGAGCCGAATAATGGTATTGGGGAAAACGAGTTTAGGCACTGCCAGCTTTTTAACACCGATCCCGACCGTTATAAAACTGAAGATTTAGTGATGGGCAGGGCTGGCAGAACAGGTTTTTACTTCGCAGAAGTACATGCTGAATATAAAACGGTTGAACGTACGAAAGAAGGAACCAGAACCGAATGGCATGAAATTTTTAAAGGGATTATTTTTGTAGCTGATTTTAATAAAAACTTTAACGGCATTACCATAATAAGGCCAAAAGATTTTGGATCCGCTTTTGGTGCGTGGTTTTCAAAAAACCTGTTTTCCATCGGCAGCAATGATGTAGTTAAACTGGAAAATGCCGATTTTGATAAAACTTTTGTAACCTACGGATCAGATCAGATTGAAGCAAGGTACATCCTTACTCCGGCAATGATGGAAAGAATTTTAAACCTTAATCATCAATCGAAATATTCCATCAGTTTATCGTTTATCGAATCAAGAATGTATATCGGTTTTCCGCTGGCAAGAAATTATTTCGAAGCTCCTGTTTTTAAATCCTTATTGGATCCAGCTATTATGGATGAAGATATCACCGCAATTAAATTTATGTACGATATTGTGAAGGAGCTTGACCTGAATACGAGGATTTGGGGGAAGAACTAA
- a CDS encoding LemA family protein, producing the protein MIIVIIIVVILLIGIFFYNSLIAKKNQVTNAFSAIDVMLKKRFDLIPNLVEVVKQYTTYEQGTLTKIVELRAKAISGNVNNAEKAELDAQLSSSIKGLMVNVENYPDLKANTNFINLQTTWTESEEQIAAARRTYNSSVTDYNNSIMMFPGSLFAGILNFQPIAVLETAAEERKNISAKELFNN; encoded by the coding sequence ATGATCATCGTTATTATTATTGTAGTTATACTTCTAATCGGCATTTTTTTCTACAATTCGCTAATTGCAAAGAAAAATCAGGTCACCAATGCATTCTCAGCTATAGATGTAATGCTTAAAAAACGTTTTGATCTTATCCCAAACCTTGTTGAAGTGGTAAAACAATATACTACTTATGAGCAGGGTACCTTAACCAAGATTGTTGAGCTAAGGGCAAAAGCAATTTCCGGGAATGTAAACAATGCAGAAAAAGCCGAACTGGATGCCCAATTGAGTAGCAGTATAAAAGGCTTAATGGTAAACGTAGAAAACTATCCCGATTTAAAAGCCAATACCAACTTTATCAACCTGCAAACTACCTGGACAGAAAGCGAAGAACAGATTGCAGCAGCAAGAAGAACTTACAATTCGTCGGTAACAGATTATAATAATTCGATTATGATGTTTCCCGGCAGCTTATTTGCCGGCATATTAAACTTCCAGCCTATTGCTGTACTGGAAACTGCTGCAGAAGAACGTAAAAACATCAGCGCCAAAGAACTTTTCAATAATTAA